A single Desulfobaculum xiamenense DNA region contains:
- a CDS encoding RluA family pseudouridine synthase, with translation MPPVQHLEVTPDEGGQKLLQFLQRRLGADIPRSLVMRLIRTGQVRVDGGRRKPFDRIEAGQVVRVPPIRIDEPASASPSGLPPLRVLLHRDGLLAIAKPAGLAVHPGSGHEDCLTARLAAQFPDAPFAPTPAHRLDRDTSGVLLCATSYETLRDLQDAFRVHDIDKVYLCWVHGAVPVGTVMDMRDELAKTGPEGRERVHTGDGRDAHARAECLLSTREYSLMAVTLFTGRTHQIRVQLSSRGLPIVGDRKYGRTSDRSAMLLHAWRIRWKDDVIEMLPDWEGAFRVKPEALI, from the coding sequence ATGCCACCCGTTCAACACCTTGAGGTCACCCCCGACGAAGGCGGCCAGAAGCTGCTTCAGTTTCTACAACGTCGCCTTGGGGCAGACATTCCCCGTTCACTCGTTATGCGTCTCATCCGCACAGGACAGGTGCGGGTCGATGGCGGCCGTCGCAAGCCCTTCGACCGCATCGAGGCCGGGCAGGTCGTGCGCGTGCCACCCATCCGCATCGATGAACCCGCTTCTGCCTCGCCCTCTGGCCTTCCTCCACTTCGCGTACTTCTGCATCGCGACGGGCTGTTGGCCATCGCCAAGCCTGCCGGGTTGGCCGTGCATCCCGGTTCTGGGCACGAGGATTGCCTGACTGCGCGTCTTGCCGCCCAATTCCCCGATGCTCCCTTCGCCCCCACTCCCGCCCATAGGCTGGACCGGGACACCTCCGGGGTGCTCCTGTGCGCCACGTCATACGAAACGCTTCGTGATCTTCAGGACGCATTCCGGGTTCACGACATCGACAAGGTCTACCTGTGCTGGGTACACGGCGCGGTCCCCGTTGGCACCGTCATGGATATGCGTGACGAGTTGGCCAAGACTGGTCCCGAGGGACGGGAGCGGGTCCACACTGGAGACGGACGCGACGCCCATGCCCGCGCCGAATGTCTCCTCTCCACCCGCGAGTACTCCCTCATGGCCGTCACACTCTTCACTGGGCGGACGCACCAGATTCGCGTGCAACTCTCTTCGCGCGGGCTGCCCATCGTTGGGGACCGCAAGTATGGGCGCACGTCCGATCGCTCCGCCATGCTCCTTCACGCATGGCGCATCCGCTGGAAGGACGACGTCATTGAGATGCTTCCCGACTGGGAGGGAGCGTTTCGCGTGAAACCGGAGGCGCTGATCTGA
- the dctP gene encoding TRAP transporter substrate-binding protein DctP → MARRLSVLRTSALVALVFAYTLCASMVCHAQNPIVLEYANTPPASTFPCIQMERWAAEVTRRTGGRVVIRTHPASTLLNFSTLYEGVVSGRADIGCLHLSSRPGDFPLSELFELPVGFPNAKVASVTFLDFLLRHRPDEFSAVKILTAFTSGPSCIMSKVPIGRMSDLPGLEIRAVGKGVGVLDALGAVPVALPMSQTRDALHDGMVKGVLSSPEVLMDMNFAEYCKFVSTERFQVHPFVVIMNSESWDGLPKDVKRVMDGLSREHALWTGAYADDQARRALQWSLERHGIQMTSLAVSDANRMREVMENLVESTCVTSEEHGVPSRAVLEEIRTAISKSKTSDR, encoded by the coding sequence ATGGCTCGTCGGTTGTCCGTGCTACGCACGTCTGCCCTTGTGGCGCTGGTGTTCGCGTACACCCTTTGCGCGTCCATGGTGTGCCACGCGCAGAATCCCATCGTTCTTGAATACGCCAACACCCCGCCCGCTTCCACGTTTCCCTGCATCCAGATGGAGCGCTGGGCGGCGGAAGTGACCCGGCGTACCGGCGGACGCGTGGTTATTCGGACACATCCTGCAAGCACGCTCCTCAATTTCTCCACCCTGTACGAGGGGGTTGTCTCTGGACGCGCGGATATCGGTTGCCTGCATCTCTCCAGCCGTCCCGGAGATTTTCCATTGAGCGAGCTCTTTGAACTTCCTGTAGGCTTCCCCAACGCCAAGGTCGCCAGCGTCACCTTCCTCGATTTTCTCCTGCGCCATCGACCTGATGAATTCTCGGCAGTGAAGATACTTACGGCCTTCACCTCAGGACCATCATGCATCATGAGCAAGGTGCCCATCGGCAGGATGAGCGATCTTCCGGGATTGGAAATCCGTGCGGTCGGCAAGGGGGTCGGAGTTCTCGACGCACTTGGTGCCGTTCCGGTTGCCCTACCCATGTCGCAAACGCGCGATGCCCTGCACGACGGCATGGTTAAAGGTGTCCTTTCCTCGCCAGAGGTGCTTATGGACATGAATTTCGCCGAATACTGCAAATTTGTCTCCACGGAGCGCTTTCAGGTCCACCCCTTCGTGGTCATCATGAATAGCGAAAGTTGGGATGGCCTGCCGAAGGATGTGAAGCGGGTGATGGATGGCCTCTCTCGTGAGCATGCCTTGTGGACCGGAGCTTATGCCGATGATCAGGCTAGACGTGCCCTGCAATGGAGCCTTGAACGCCATGGAATCCAGATGACCAGCCTCGCGGTATCGGATGCGAACCGTATGCGCGAAGTCATGGAAAATCTGGTGGAAAGTACCTGCGTAACAAGCGAGGAACATGGCGTTCCAAGCCGCGCGGTCCTTGAAGAAATACGCACGGCCATTTCGAAATCCAAAACGTCAGACAGATAG
- a CDS encoding FG-GAP repeat domain-containing protein — translation MGCVRILAALLMAITLMLPGQAMAQELAKSFAVLPFTINGPDKYQYLSRGIQDMMISRLNWDKHLEPVGKDRIAASVSNAPESDAAAVRTLEGLDADYLVWGSVTILGEQCSVDLRVNGKDGSAWPQDMQTDIGGLIPALEGMARQVNDRIFKRPDERKVAAEDKPVNRMNPELIFNERKDGQQFYLNPQFRYSGGSDTPGRWKSPRLPFTAQGMIAGDPDGDGLNELIFISKHSVHVYRWQEGRLLLLDEITPSQRIELLNVDLIDLDRDGHMEIAVSGVFEQKLDSALSRNAPHTPNSYIFAFEDGHLKPLAEDLNFFMRVVRMPPNFSPVLLGQKAGRLRIFDSPVHEVVRMGGEYQLGKRVALPEKANVFNVTYLPTNDGYKLLLVSKDDHIEVYTPGNELQSTTLDQFAGSQLGFEIPDTLTGLGTAKDQYTNLYYIPLRLVPTNLDGNENWEVLVNKNISVAAQFFERYRFFPNGEIHSLFWDGVGMSLAWKTRRIKGTVCDYGLADIDNDGVEDLYVALNTYPGNAGLGERKAMVVSYSLDRTKTDENSPVEREQ, via the coding sequence ATGGGGTGTGTACGAATTCTGGCTGCCCTGCTCATGGCCATCACGCTCATGCTGCCCGGTCAGGCCATGGCCCAGGAGCTTGCCAAATCCTTCGCAGTCTTGCCCTTCACCATCAATGGTCCAGATAAGTATCAGTACCTGAGCCGCGGCATTCAGGATATGATGATTTCCCGCCTGAACTGGGACAAGCATCTCGAGCCGGTCGGAAAGGACCGCATCGCCGCCAGCGTTTCCAATGCTCCCGAATCCGATGCCGCCGCCGTCAGGACCCTTGAGGGTCTCGATGCCGACTACCTCGTGTGGGGCAGCGTGACCATCCTCGGCGAACAGTGCAGCGTGGATCTGCGCGTCAACGGCAAGGATGGCAGCGCATGGCCGCAGGACATGCAGACCGACATCGGCGGACTCATCCCCGCCCTCGAAGGCATGGCCCGTCAGGTCAACGACCGTATCTTCAAGCGCCCCGACGAGCGCAAGGTCGCGGCCGAGGACAAGCCGGTCAACCGCATGAATCCCGAGCTCATCTTCAACGAGCGCAAGGACGGCCAGCAGTTCTACCTGAATCCGCAGTTCCGCTACAGCGGCGGTTCCGACACGCCCGGCCGCTGGAAGAGCCCCCGTCTGCCCTTCACCGCGCAGGGCATGATCGCTGGCGATCCCGACGGCGACGGACTCAACGAACTCATCTTTATCAGCAAGCACTCTGTGCATGTCTACCGCTGGCAGGAAGGACGCCTGCTGCTACTCGACGAGATCACTCCATCCCAGCGCATTGAGCTGCTCAATGTGGATCTCATTGACCTTGATCGCGACGGCCACATGGAGATCGCCGTGTCCGGCGTGTTCGAGCAGAAGCTTGATTCCGCCCTTTCACGCAATGCACCCCATACGCCGAATTCCTATATTTTCGCGTTTGAGGATGGTCACCTCAAGCCCCTCGCCGAGGACCTCAATTTCTTCATGCGCGTCGTGCGCATGCCCCCGAACTTCTCACCTGTTCTGCTGGGTCAGAAGGCCGGTCGCCTGCGCATCTTCGATTCCCCGGTGCACGAGGTTGTGCGGATGGGCGGAGAGTACCAGCTCGGCAAGCGCGTGGCCCTGCCCGAGAAGGCCAACGTGTTCAACGTGACCTACCTGCCCACCAACGACGGCTACAAGCTTCTGCTGGTGAGCAAGGATGACCACATCGAGGTCTACACCCCCGGCAACGAACTCCAGTCCACCACCCTCGACCAGTTCGCCGGATCGCAGCTGGGCTTCGAAATTCCCGATACCCTCACCGGTCTCGGAACGGCCAAGGACCAGTACACCAACCTGTACTACATCCCTCTGCGCCTCGTGCCCACCAATCTCGACGGCAACGAGAACTGGGAAGTGCTGGTCAACAAGAACATCTCCGTGGCCGCGCAGTTCTTCGAGCGCTACCGCTTCTTCCCCAACGGCGAGATCCACTCCCTGTTCTGGGACGGCGTGGGCATGAGCCTTGCGTGGAAGACCCGCCGCATCAAGGGCACCGTGTGTGACTACGGCCTTGCCGACATCGACAACGACGGCGTTGAGGACCTGTATGTGGCCCTCAACACCTACCCCGGCAATGCCGGTCTCGGCGAACGCAAGGCCATGGTCGTCAGCTACTCTCTTGACCGGACCAAGACCGACGAGAATTCGCCCGTGGAACGCGAGCAGTAG
- a CDS encoding RsmB/NOP family class I SAM-dependent RNA methyltransferase has product MSGNNNIHGQDESGRTFRMACGPAEHALARTLLEAQGYAFRPEPFSDIAFALDAEPAPLGGSLANTFGLIYIQDRSSMLPPLMLAPRPGEAVLDMCASPGGKTSLLSLLVGPEGFVIGNEPNRTRLETLRRNLHRMNAVNAATCSFPGEEIPLPDGSFNCILLDPPCSGWGTVDKNPNVMQIWGAGKTEPLEKLQRQLLKRAVELLAPGGRLMYSTCTTNPLENETQADFALRELGLTLDPMEHPAGFTVDTPTMRHLDGVLRVGGGNEGGQGFFLARFVKPGRAEDVQPESHVGDEMPGRPLSAAERTMCAEAGADLAGLPSGEVYRFGDNAYFLHSHALRIIPGDMRWQGFPVGRFAGRKFKPDARLRALLPAYDASRYVDAQSPDDILSLLSGQSIAAPSRGSWAGLAFRGVPLARLAVKGTRALWSDR; this is encoded by the coding sequence ATGTCAGGAAATAACAATATTCACGGGCAGGACGAATCGGGCCGGACCTTCCGCATGGCCTGCGGCCCGGCCGAACACGCGCTTGCCCGCACCCTTCTGGAGGCACAGGGCTACGCCTTCCGGCCCGAGCCGTTCTCGGACATCGCCTTCGCCCTTGATGCGGAGCCAGCCCCCCTCGGCGGCAGCCTCGCCAACACCTTCGGCCTCATCTACATTCAGGACCGATCGAGCATGCTACCGCCGCTCATGCTCGCCCCACGTCCCGGCGAGGCGGTGCTCGACATGTGCGCCAGCCCCGGCGGCAAGACCAGCCTCCTGTCCCTGCTGGTCGGCCCCGAGGGATTCGTCATCGGCAACGAGCCGAACCGCACCCGTCTGGAAACCCTGCGCCGCAACCTGCACCGCATGAACGCCGTCAACGCAGCGACATGCTCCTTCCCCGGAGAGGAGATTCCGCTGCCGGACGGCTCCTTCAATTGCATTCTGCTCGATCCGCCGTGCTCCGGCTGGGGCACCGTGGACAAGAATCCCAACGTCATGCAGATCTGGGGAGCGGGAAAGACCGAACCTCTGGAAAAGCTCCAGCGGCAACTGCTGAAGCGCGCCGTCGAGCTGCTCGCCCCAGGCGGGCGGCTCATGTATTCCACCTGCACCACCAATCCCCTCGAAAACGAGACACAGGCGGACTTCGCTTTGCGCGAGCTGGGCCTCACGCTGGACCCGATGGAGCATCCCGCCGGATTCACCGTGGATACGCCCACCATGCGCCATCTCGACGGCGTGTTGCGCGTTGGCGGTGGCAACGAGGGCGGACAGGGCTTCTTCCTGGCCCGCTTCGTGAAGCCGGGCCGCGCCGAGGACGTGCAGCCAGAGTCCCACGTGGGCGATGAGATGCCCGGACGTCCCCTCTCCGCCGCGGAACGGACCATGTGTGCCGAGGCCGGTGCGGACCTCGCGGGCCTGCCGTCCGGCGAAGTGTACCGCTTCGGCGACAACGCCTATTTCCTGCACAGCCACGCCCTGCGCATCATTCCCGGAGACATGCGCTGGCAGGGGTTCCCCGTGGGGCGCTTCGCTGGGCGCAAGTTCAAGCCGGACGCGCGTCTTCGTGCGCTCCTGCCTGCCTACGACGCATCACGCTACGTGGACGCGCAGTCCCCGGACGACATATTGAGCCTCCTCTCCGGCCAGAGCATCGCGGCACCGTCTCGTGGTTCGTGGGCCGGTCTCGCCTTTCGCGGAGTGCCGCTTGCCCGTCTCGCGGTCAAGGGCACCCGGGCCCTGTGGTCCGATCGCTAG
- a CDS encoding THUMP domain-containing class I SAM-dependent RNA methyltransferase: MNLFDNESSILVTCAKAVEPFLTREMENLGYDATPAGPAAMETSGTLYDCMLLNLHLRTAHRVLYVLKRFEADSPDALYRQVSGIAWEDIIDSDGYVSVVASTRTEAVRDARFAGLRVKDAIVDRIAAKKGRRPNSGPDRSKSVVSLHWQDSTATIYIDTTGEPLSMRGYRKLPHLAPMRETLAAAAIMGAGFDGSGHFVNPMCGSGTLAIEAALVATNTAPGLLRDNFAFMHIIGHDRAQWESMRKDALSRVRKAPSGTIIATDIDPRAVDAARKNATAAGMDRHILFDVCDFRATQVPAPIPGSLVIMNPEYGQRLGNEADLAADYTAIGDFLKTNCKEYTGAVFTGNLALAKRIGLRTSARIPLYNGRIECRLLLFELYSGTRRTD; the protein is encoded by the coding sequence ATGAACCTCTTCGACAACGAAAGCAGCATTCTCGTCACCTGCGCCAAGGCCGTAGAGCCATTTCTGACGCGAGAGATGGAAAACCTCGGCTACGACGCCACCCCGGCCGGACCTGCGGCCATGGAGACATCGGGCACGCTGTACGACTGCATGCTCCTGAACCTGCACCTGCGCACCGCCCATCGCGTGCTCTACGTCCTTAAGCGCTTCGAGGCCGACTCCCCGGACGCGCTCTATCGGCAGGTCTCCGGCATCGCATGGGAAGACATTATCGACAGTGACGGATACGTCTCCGTCGTCGCCTCCACCCGCACCGAGGCCGTGCGCGACGCGCGCTTCGCCGGGCTTCGCGTCAAGGACGCCATCGTGGACCGCATCGCCGCGAAAAAGGGCCGCCGACCGAACTCCGGACCGGACCGCTCGAAAAGCGTGGTGTCCCTGCATTGGCAGGATTCGACGGCGACCATCTACATTGATACCACCGGCGAACCGCTCTCCATGCGCGGCTACCGCAAGCTGCCCCACCTCGCCCCCATGCGCGAAACGCTGGCCGCCGCGGCCATCATGGGCGCGGGCTTCGACGGCTCCGGGCATTTCGTAAATCCCATGTGCGGCAGCGGCACGCTGGCCATCGAGGCCGCCCTCGTGGCGACCAATACCGCGCCGGGCCTCTTGCGCGACAATTTCGCCTTTATGCACATCATAGGACATGACCGCGCCCAGTGGGAATCCATGCGCAAGGACGCCCTATCGCGGGTGCGCAAAGCCCCCTCCGGCACCATCATCGCCACGGACATCGACCCGCGCGCCGTGGACGCCGCCCGCAAGAACGCGACCGCCGCAGGCATGGACCGCCACATTCTTTTTGACGTGTGCGACTTCCGCGCCACGCAGGTACCAGCGCCCATTCCCGGCTCCCTCGTCATCATGAACCCGGAGTACGGCCAGCGCCTCGGTAACGAGGCCGACCTCGCCGCGGACTACACCGCCATCGGCGACTTCCTCAAGACGAACTGCAAGGAGTACACCGGGGCGGTCTTCACGGGCAACCTCGCGCTGGCCAAGCGCATCGGCCTGCGCACGAGCGCCAGAATCCCGCTCTACAACGGACGCATCGAATGCCGCCTGCTGCTCTTCGAGCTGTACTCAGGCACCCGAAGGACAGACTGA
- a CDS encoding class I fructose-bisphosphate aldolase produces the protein MIGTMRRLRRLFDATTGKAVLLPLDHGVSEGMLSGLEAIPELLRAAGSLPVQGVVLNKGLARAVGAAMPADRQLVVQLSAGTKHGLPTYNQSVVCSVEEAHRLGADAVSLQVNIGNELEDRMLQDFGTVTDEAHLLGLPVIAVVYARGGQIVNELDPSLIGHCIRLGGELGADVVCAPYSGNAESFGRAVSLSSVPVLVTGGPGQPDWKSFLSMIGEALSAGASGVAIGRNIFQHPAPLDALAAVCDIVHGQRPE, from the coding sequence ATGATCGGTACGATGCGGCGGCTGCGGCGGCTGTTCGACGCCACAACCGGAAAGGCGGTTCTTCTGCCGCTGGATCACGGCGTCAGCGAGGGTATGCTTTCCGGACTGGAGGCCATTCCCGAACTTCTGCGGGCCGCAGGCTCTCTGCCTGTGCAGGGTGTCGTGCTCAACAAAGGCCTCGCGCGGGCCGTTGGCGCAGCCATGCCTGCGGACAGGCAGCTCGTCGTCCAGCTTTCGGCTGGCACCAAGCACGGCCTGCCCACCTACAATCAGAGCGTGGTTTGTTCTGTGGAGGAAGCCCACAGGCTGGGTGCGGACGCAGTGTCTCTGCAGGTGAACATCGGCAACGAGCTCGAAGACCGCATGCTTCAGGATTTCGGCACTGTCACGGACGAGGCGCATCTTCTGGGCCTGCCCGTCATCGCTGTGGTCTATGCCCGTGGCGGACAGATTGTCAACGAGCTGGACCCGAGCCTCATCGGGCACTGTATCCGCCTCGGCGGCGAACTCGGAGCTGATGTCGTCTGCGCGCCGTACTCCGGCAATGCGGAATCCTTTGGTCGCGCCGTGTCGCTGTCCTCGGTTCCGGTGCTGGTCACGGGCGGTCCGGGGCAGCCGGACTGGAAGTCCTTCCTGTCCATGATCGGCGAGGCGCTCTCCGCCGGAGCCTCGGGCGTGGCCATCGGACGCAACATTTTCCAGCATCCCGCGCCGCTCGACGCGCTGGCCGCCGTGTGTGACATCGTGCACGGGCAGCGCCCCGAGTAA
- a CDS encoding chloride channel protein, producing the protein MLTRPMKILYSMFGGATMRWIGLSLGVGVFSGLAAVLFFSGVEFLKFILLHKLAGLTLPAPAGEEIFHGPAGAFRPWLIPIMTSAVGILTGWLVVKFIPETIGGGTDGTDSMINAFHNKEGRIRPLVGLIKGLTAVLTITTGGSAGREGPISQVGATIGSFIADRFKLTTKERRIMLLAGAAGGLGAIFRAPLGGALTAIEVIYKEDFESEAVLPSVISSVIAYSLFSLFFGTEPIFGIPEFQFTNALELPFYVFMAFFCSFTGWFYIRTFEFVKFKVFEPLSLRIGVMWTMGLGGLCMGLMGMAFPQVLTGGYGWLELAIKGELAISVMLAILVGKTLATSVTIGSGMSGGMFAPALFVGGMSGGLVGYFSHRHFPDIVTQPGGYVLVGMAAFFAGVANAPIGPMVMVCELTQGYGLLAPLMLASVVCIVLGKKTSLYENQVENKFESPAHIEDMTINVLEGLYVKDFFRPGRVTTLEEGTTLKALTDIIVGSNELYFPIKNQDGVITGILGMKDVRKVLYETCLYDLIVVRDLAGKPATLLPKDDLYTALMKFVDTDYGQIPVVHPDDTNIILGLLNRDDVFNAYRKAITSIGE; encoded by the coding sequence ATGCTCACCCGGCCCATGAAAATTCTCTATTCCATGTTCGGCGGCGCGACCATGCGCTGGATCGGACTCTCACTCGGCGTGGGCGTGTTCTCGGGCCTGGCCGCCGTCCTGTTCTTCTCCGGCGTGGAATTCCTGAAATTCATCCTGCTGCACAAGCTGGCGGGCCTCACCCTGCCCGCTCCGGCAGGTGAGGAGATATTCCATGGTCCGGCCGGAGCGTTCCGCCCGTGGCTCATCCCCATCATGACCTCGGCCGTGGGCATCCTCACAGGCTGGCTGGTCGTGAAGTTCATCCCCGAGACCATCGGCGGCGGCACGGACGGCACGGACTCCATGATCAACGCCTTCCACAACAAGGAAGGCCGCATCCGCCCGCTGGTGGGACTCATCAAGGGCCTCACCGCCGTTTTGACCATCACCACCGGCGGCAGCGCGGGCCGCGAGGGGCCCATATCGCAGGTAGGCGCGACCATCGGCAGCTTCATCGCCGACCGCTTCAAGTTGACCACCAAGGAGCGCCGCATCATGCTGCTGGCAGGCGCGGCGGGCGGCCTCGGCGCGATCTTCCGCGCCCCGCTTGGCGGCGCGCTCACGGCCATCGAAGTCATCTACAAAGAGGACTTCGAATCCGAAGCGGTGCTGCCTTCGGTCATCTCGTCGGTCATCGCGTATTCGCTGTTCTCGCTCTTCTTCGGCACGGAGCCGATTTTCGGCATTCCGGAGTTCCAGTTCACCAACGCGTTGGAACTGCCCTTCTACGTGTTCATGGCCTTCTTCTGCTCGTTCACGGGCTGGTTCTACATCCGCACCTTCGAATTCGTGAAATTCAAGGTGTTCGAGCCGCTCTCGCTCCGGATAGGCGTCATGTGGACCATGGGTCTTGGCGGCCTGTGCATGGGTCTCATGGGTATGGCCTTCCCGCAGGTGCTGACCGGCGGCTACGGATGGCTGGAACTGGCCATCAAGGGCGAACTGGCCATATCCGTCATGCTCGCCATCCTCGTGGGCAAGACGCTGGCCACCTCGGTGACCATAGGCTCCGGCATGAGCGGCGGCATGTTCGCCCCGGCCCTGTTTGTGGGCGGCATGAGCGGCGGTCTGGTGGGCTATTTCTCCCACCGCCATTTCCCGGACATCGTCACCCAGCCCGGCGGCTACGTGCTGGTGGGCATGGCGGCCTTCTTCGCGGGCGTGGCCAACGCGCCCATCGGCCCCATGGTCATGGTCTGCGAACTCACGCAGGGCTACGGCCTGCTGGCTCCGCTGATGCTGGCCAGCGTGGTGTGCATCGTGCTCGGCAAGAAGACCTCGCTCTACGAGAATCAGGTCGAGAACAAGTTCGAATCGCCCGCCCACATTGAGGACATGACCATAAACGTCCTCGAAGGCCTCTACGTGAAGGACTTCTTCCGCCCCGGCCGCGTGACCACGCTGGAGGAAGGCACCACCCTCAAGGCCCTCACCGACATCATTGTCGGCTCCAACGAACTGTATTTCCCCATCAAGAATCAGGACGGCGTCATCACCGGTATCCTCGGCATGAAGGACGTGCGCAAGGTGCTCTACGAGACCTGCCTCTACGACCTCATCGTGGTGCGCGATCTGGCCGGAAAGCCGGCCACCCTCTTGCCAAAGGACGACCTGTACACCGCCCTCATGAAGTTCGTGGACACGGACTACGGCCAGATTCCCGTGGTCCATCCCGACGATACGAACATCATCCTCGGGCTGCTGAACCGCGATGACGTGTTCAACGCCTACCGCAAGGCCATCACCAGCATCGGGGAATAA
- a CDS encoding bifunctional riboflavin kinase/FAD synthetase produces MIVIRDIEDIRGTLRGACATIGNFDGVHKGHQKLIARTRDKALTNRQECVVITFEPHPLRVLAGKNTPPFITLLDQKLELISAMGVELCVVLEFSRCMAALTPDDFVRRYLVDGLNVKELVIGYDYAFGKGRSGNFEVLSELGLKYGFGVERVGPYMHGDAIVSSTRIRDLVRAGNVWDARPLLGRFYTVVGKVEHGANRGGRLLGFPTANLKLVDELCPGMGVYAVWATVGGRTMPAVANIGYNPTFGNEAMSVEVHIMDFEADLYGADLTVRFVQRLRSERKFDGLDQLTEQIAKDISLARTILASSDAQI; encoded by the coding sequence ATGATCGTCATCAGAGACATAGAAGACATCCGCGGTACCCTTCGGGGCGCCTGCGCCACCATCGGCAACTTCGACGGCGTGCACAAGGGGCATCAGAAGCTCATTGCCCGCACCCGTGACAAGGCGCTGACCAACCGCCAGGAGTGCGTGGTCATCACCTTCGAACCGCATCCCCTGCGCGTTCTGGCCGGAAAGAACACCCCTCCCTTCATCACCCTGCTGGACCAGAAGCTCGAACTCATAAGCGCCATGGGCGTGGAGCTGTGCGTCGTCCTCGAATTCTCGCGCTGCATGGCCGCGCTGACGCCGGACGATTTCGTCCGCCGCTACCTCGTGGATGGGCTGAACGTGAAAGAGCTGGTCATCGGCTACGACTACGCCTTCGGCAAGGGTCGCAGCGGCAATTTCGAGGTATTGAGTGAACTGGGGCTGAAGTACGGCTTCGGCGTGGAGCGTGTCGGTCCCTACATGCATGGCGACGCCATCGTCAGCTCCACCCGCATCCGCGATCTGGTCCGCGCTGGCAACGTGTGGGACGCCCGCCCCCTCTTGGGACGTTTCTACACCGTGGTCGGCAAGGTCGAACACGGCGCGAACCGCGGCGGCAGGCTCCTCGGATTCCCCACTGCCAACCTCAAGCTGGTGGACGAACTGTGCCCCGGCATGGGCGTATATGCGGTGTGGGCCACCGTTGGCGGACGCACCATGCCCGCCGTGGCCAACATCGGCTACAACCCGACCTTCGGGAACGAGGCCATGTCCGTCGAGGTGCACATCATGGACTTCGAGGCCGACCTCTACGGGGCGGACCTCACGGTGCGCTTCGTGCAGCGCCTGCGCTCCGAGCGCAAGTTCGACGGCCTCGACCAACTGACGGAGCAGATTGCCAAGGATATCAGCCTGGCTAGGACCATCCTCGCCAGTTCGGACGCGCAGATTTAG
- a CDS encoding putative nucleotide-diphospho-sugar transferase: MLNVITCADHSFMKYSAVLKRTAEKRSNLRVFVYDIDPCEEKHPCADFKFDAGTDFKKFDANNHIIANHKPLCVADFLKKTGRGCICIDSDCLLVGDIDASVFEGVDLCVTPRGRRENKPHILKNGLLNSGFMYFAYNDAVMEFIARWGEACAGGQVSDQKALSDILSVNIDFNRGLGIQKFRDINVKLIDPDIYNDVTCRTGSVFHCKSVARTKRKYIFYKIFSFLACAFPKVVDRVVRFNRKHRIFIYKRNC; this comes from the coding sequence ATGCTGAATGTGATAACATGTGCAGATCATTCTTTTATGAAATATTCTGCAGTGCTGAAAAGGACGGCAGAGAAGCGAAGCAATCTTCGTGTTTTTGTCTATGATATAGATCCTTGTGAAGAAAAACATCCTTGTGCGGATTTTAAGTTTGACGCTGGAACTGATTTTAAAAAGTTTGATGCAAATAATCATATTATAGCGAATCATAAGCCTCTTTGTGTGGCTGATTTTTTGAAAAAAACTGGGCGGGGATGTATTTGTATAGATTCCGATTGTTTGTTGGTTGGGGATATTGACGCATCAGTGTTCGAGGGCGTTGATTTGTGTGTAACCCCTCGGGGAAGACGTGAGAATAAGCCTCATATATTGAAAAATGGGCTTTTGAATTCCGGTTTTATGTATTTTGCATATAATGATGCCGTAATGGAATTTATTGCCCGTTGGGGTGAAGCTTGCGCTGGCGGGCAGGTGTCAGACCAAAAGGCTCTTAGCGATATCTTGTCTGTGAATATTGATTTTAATAGAGGGCTCGGTATTCAAAAATTTAGGGATATCAATGTAAAATTGATAGATCCTGATATTTATAATGACGTTACTTGCAGGACGGGATCTGTTTTTCATTGTAAAAGCGTTGCGCGAACAAAAAGAAAATATATCTTCTATAAGATTTTTTCATTTCTTGCCTGCGCATTTCCGAAGGTTGTTGACCGAGTCGTGCGTTTTAACCGAAAGCATAGGATCTTTATATATAAAAGGAATTGTTAA